Proteins co-encoded in one Dendropsophus ebraccatus isolate aDenEbr1 chromosome 9, aDenEbr1.pat, whole genome shotgun sequence genomic window:
- the LOC138802197 gene encoding hemoglobin subunit alpha-2-like, whose translation MVLDADNRALIQTIWPCIASHAEAYGSEALLRMFLSFPQTKTYFPDFEVSKDSPQMKAHGKKVVDALTNAVHHLDNIDAAMSKLSDLHAYDLRVDPGNFPLLAHHLLVTIAVHHPDKLDCLTHRALDKFLDLIGCALTSKYR comes from the exons ATGGTTCTTGACGCTGACAACAGAGCACTCATCCAGACCATCTGGCCTTGTATAGCATCTCATGCCGAAGCATATGGATCAGAAGCTCTGCTCAG gatGTTTCTTTCCTTTCCCCAGACCAAGACCTACTTCCCCGATTTTGAAGTAAGCAAGGATTCTCCCCAGATGAAGGCTcatggcaagaaagtggttgatGCTTTGACTAATGCTGTACATCACCTGGACAACATTGATGCAGCCATGAgcaagctgagtgacctccatgcTTATGACCTGAGAGTGGATCCTGGAAACTTCCCA CTTCTGGCTCACCACCTCCTGGTTACAATTGCTGTCCACCACCCTGACAAGTTGGACTGTCTCACTCACCGGGCTCTGGACAAGTTCCTGGATCTCATTGGATGCGCTCTGACATCTAAGTACCGTTAA